One Cicer arietinum cultivar CDC Frontier isolate Library 1 chromosome 8, Cicar.CDCFrontier_v2.0, whole genome shotgun sequence DNA segment encodes these proteins:
- the LOC140919069 gene encoding uncharacterized protein, producing MDGKTREQQVTENDTAGANNSMNNNLPKNEELRRGEKIERLEGSTRAQIERMEAIQVSNESQFSQLNSVMAQILQRLQSIPGSSHGSTNSYKEPPKNSFQVRSVKLDFPRFDGKNVMDWIFKAEQFFDYYSTPDADRLITTSVNLDHEVVPWYQMMQKTDPMLSWPALTRALELDFGPSAYECPRATLFKLTQAASVNDFYMQFTALVNRVDGLSPDAILDCFISGLQEEIRRDVKAMEPKILSKAFALAKLYEEKYSTNKPKPFTSHARNYNQNNTTTNKNPQTSQITDTTKNNLPPLLPTPQSKPLYQKNQNIKKISPAEIQLRREKNLCYFCDEKFSPSHKCPNRQVMLLQLEDEEEIQSDQTAGVLLEEAIINEHHHLSLNAMRGANGIGTIRFTGQVGSISVKILVDGGSSDNFIQPRVAQVLKFPIEPATNLRVLVGNGQVLNAEGKIQQLLVQIQGQEIKIPVYLLQTSGADIILGSTWLATLGPHVADYAALTLKFFRQGKFITLQGETNMEPSPAQLHQFRRLHYTDAIEECFAVQLINKELPEDILSELPSAIDPEIAMLLHTYADVFKVPSTLPPPREHDHAIPLQPGSGPVKVRPYRYPYTQKEQIEKMVHEMLQQGIIQPINSPYSSPILLVKKKDGSWRFGTDYRALNTITVKDSFPMPTVDELLDELYGAQFFSKLDLRSEYHQIMVKSEDRELRQLSGHTMVIMSG from the exons ATGGATGGAAAGACACGTGAGCAACAGGTGACAGAAAATGACACAGCAGGTGCCAATAATAGCATGAATAACAACCTTCCTAAAAATGAGGAGTTAAGACGTGGGGAAAAA ATCGAGCGTTTGGAAGGTTCCACCCGCGCTCAAATCGAACGAATGGAAGCGATTCAGGTGTCTAATGAATCTCAATTCTCACAATTGAATTCTGTGATGGCTCAAATTCTGCAACGGCTACAATCGATTCCCGGGTCTTCCCATGGTTCAACGAACTCATACAAAGAACCTCCTAAAAATTCATTTCAGGTACGCTCTGTGAAGCTTGATTTCCCTCGTTTTGATGGAAAAAATGTGATGGATTGGATTTTTAAGGCTGAACAATTCTTTGATTACTACTCCACACCTGATGCTGACCGATTAATTACTACTTCTGTGAACTTAGACCATGAGGTGGTACCGTGGTACCAAATGATGCAAAAAACAGATCCCATGCTATCATGGCCAGCTCTCACTCGAGCTTTAGAGCTTGATTTTGGACCATCTGCATATGAGTGTCCTAGAGCTACTTtgtttaaattaactcaagctGCATCtgttaatgatttttatatgcAATTCACTGCATTAGTGAATAGAGTTGATGGATTAAGCCCTGATGCTATCTTGGACTGCTTCATTAGTGGATTACAAGAGGAGATTCGCAGAGATGTTAAGGCTATGGAACCCAAAATTTTAAGCAAAGCATTTGCTCTAGCCAAACTATATGAAGAAAAGTACTCAACAAATAAACCGAAACCCTTCACAAGCCATGCCAGAAACTATAACCAAAACAATACCACCACCAACAAAAACCCTCAAACTAGCCAAATAACTGACACTACCAAAAACAACTTACCTCCACTCTTACCTACCCCTCAATCCAAGCCATTATaccaaaaaaaccaaaatataaaaaaaatttcaccaGCAGAAATCCAATTAAGGAGGGAGAAAAATTTATGCTACTTTTGTGATGAAAAGTTTTCTCCATCCCATAAATGCCCTAACAGACAAGTGATGTTATTGCAACTTGAAGATGAAGAGGAAATTCAATCAGACCAAACAGCAGGGGTGTTATTAGAAGAGGCCATTATTAATGAGCACCATCACTTATCCTTGAATGCTATGCGCGGAGCTAATGGGATTGGTACTATTAGATTTACAGGACAAGTGGGCAGCATAAGCGTGAAGATTTTGGTTGATGGAGGAAGTTCAGACAACTTTATTCAACCAAGAGTTGCACAAGTGCTGAAATTCCCAATTGAACCAGCAACAAACCTTAGAGTTCTAGTGGGAAACGGCCAAGTGTTAAATGCTGAAGGCAAGATTCAACAATTACTAGTGCAAATTCAGGGCCAAGAAATTAAAATACCTGTGTATTTGTTGCAAACCTCAGGTGCTGATATCATATTGGGTTCCACATGGTTAGCAACACTTGGACCTCATGTGGCTGACTATGCAGCATTAACATTAAAGTTCTTTCGACAGGGTAAATTTATTACCTTACAGGGTGAGACAAATATGGAGCCTAGTCCAGCTCAACTACATCAATTCAGAAGATTGCATTACACTGATGCTATTGAAGAGTGCTTTGCAGTCCAATTGATAAATAAAGAATTACCCGAAGATATTCTCAGTGAATTACCATCAGCCATTGACCCTGAAATTGCTATGTTACTGCACACATATGCTGATGTTTTCAAGGTTCCATCAACACTACCACCTCCAAGGGAGCATGACCATGCTATTCCATTGCAGCCTGGGTCTGGACCAGTTAAAGTAAGACCTTATAGATACCCCTACACACAAAAGGAGCAGATTGAAAAAATGGTGCATGAAATGCTTCAACAAGGTATCATTCAGCCCATCAATAGCCCATATTCTTCACCTATTTTACTTGTTAAAAAGAAAGATGGTAGTTGGAGGTTTGGTACTGATTATAGAGCCTTGAATACGATTACTGTGAAGGATAGTTTTCCTATGCCCACAGTTGATGAGTTACTAGATGAATTATATGGGGCTcaatttttctctaaattgGACTTAAGGTCAGAATATCACCAAATTATGGTCAAGTCAGAAGATAGAGAGCTAAGACAGCTTTCCGGACACACCATGGTCATTATGAGTGGCTAG